The Gemmatimonadota bacterium region TTAGCCGGGGTGCTCGAGATTCCGCCGATCCGGGCCCACGACTTGGTCACCAACCTGGGGTCGATGAGGCTCTCCCAGTTGAGCGAGCGGGGCCTCGTGCTCACCGACGATGGCCGGGCCTACTCGCTCCGGATTCTCCGAACCCACCGGCTGCTGGAGCGCTACTTCGCCGACCGCACCGGGGTGCCGCCCGCCGACTGGCACGACTTGGCCGAGTCGGCCGAACATGGCTTGAGCGAGGCCGAAGTCGAGGCCCTCGCCGCCAAGATGGGGCATCCGGCCTATGACCCGCACGGCGATCCGATTCCAACCCGGGCCGGCCAGCTTCCCCCGGCGCACGGGGTTCCCCTCGGGGCCCTGGCCGCCGGCGACACCGCCACGGTCATTCACGTCGAAGACGAACCGGCCACGGTGTTCCACCGGCTTCTGTCGTTAGGCGTGAACGTCGCGGTGCCGGTCAAGATGATCAAGGCCGACCCCAACGGCATCGAAGTCCTGATTGGCGGCGTGGCCCGCCGGTTTGACCCGTTGATGGCGTCGGCGGTCACCGTCGAGCGGGTCGAGGAGGGCGACGGGCACACCGTGTTGTTCGAGCGGCTCGACGACCTCAAGCCCGGACAGCGGGCCATCGTGGTCCAGATCGCCCCCACCATCCAGGGGCCGCAGCGCCGCCGGCTGCTCGACCTTGGGGTGCTGCCGGGTACCGACATCGTCGCCGAACTTCAAAGTCCGAGCGGCGACCCCATGGCGTACCGGATTCGGGGCGCGCTGATCGCCCTCCGGCGCCCCCAGGCCCGCGGGATCTACATCCGGCGGGCTCCGGTCCCCGCGGAGGTCGGATGACGCTGGTCCAGCTTGCCGGTCCGTCCAGTCGCCAAGACTATATCGTCGCCCTCGCGGGCAATCCGAACACCGGGAAGAGCACGGTGTTCAATGCCCTGACCGGGCTTCGCCAGCACACCGGGAACTGGCCGGGCAAAACCGTGGCCCGCGCCGAAGGGACCTTTCTCAATCAGGGCAAACGGGCCCGGTTGATCGATCTCCCTGGGACCTACTCCCTCCAAGCCGGAAGCGCCGACGAAGAAGTCGCCCGGGACTTCCTTTTGTTCGGGCGCCCCGATGTGACCGTCGTGGTGCTCGACGCCACCCGCCTGGAGCGGAATCTCAACCTCGCGCTCCAAGTGCTCGAGATCACCGATCGGGTTGTGGTCTGCCTCAACTTGATGGACGAAGCTCGGCGCCACGGCATCGGCATCGATGCCGCTAAACTCGAAACCGCGCTCGGTGTCCCGGTCATTGCCGCATCGGCCCGCCGCGGCGAAGGGATGCCGGAGTTGTTGGCCGCGATCCACGCGGTGGCCACGGGCGCCCGCCGGACCACCCCGTACCGGATCGAGGAGCATCCGGCCGCGGTCGAGTCGGGGATCCGGGCGTTGGTGCCGCTCATCGAAGCGGCCTTCCCTGGGCTTCCCAACGTCCGTTGGGTGGCCCTTCGGCTGCTCAATGCCGATGACCGGGTCCGTCTTGCCGTCGAAACCGGCGAAATCGGGAGCCTGGCCAGCGGGGAATGGCGCCCGATGCCGGATGCCGTGCCAACCGAGCAGTCCGTGATCACCCCGGCGCAGCGGACCCTGCTCGATGCCGTCACCGACCAACGGTGGCGCCTGCCCCCGGACTTTCACGACACCCTGACCGCGAGCATGTACGACACGGCGAACCGGATCGCCGAGAGCGTCAGTCTGGTCGGGGTTCGCCGGGTCAAATTCGATTTCGACCGGGGGCTCGACCGGCTGCTGACCAGCCGGTGGTTTGGCTTCCCGCTCATGCTCGCGCTGTTGATGGCGGTGTTTTGGCTCACGATCACCGGCGCCAACGTGCCCTCGGCGCTGTTGGCGGATTTCCTGATCGATACCGCGCATCCCTGGCTCAAGACCGGGGCGGCGGCAATCGGGTTCCCGTGGTGGCTGTCCGGCTTCTTGATTGATGGCGTTTATCTCGCCACGGCGTGGGTCGTGAGCGTCATGCTTCCGCCCATGGCCATCTTCTTCCCGCTCTTTACGCTTCTTGAAGACTTCGGGTACCTGCCGCGAGTAGCCTTCAATCTCGACCGGTTCTTCCAGCGGGCCGGGGCCCACGGGAAGCAAGCACTCACGATGTGCATGGGCTTTGGGTGCAACGCCGCCGGGGTGGTGGCCACCCGGATCATCGACAGCCCGCGCGAACGGCTGGTGGCGATCCTCACCAACAACTTCTCGCTCTGCAACGGGCGCTGGCCGACCCAGATTCTGATTGCGTCGATTTTCTTGGGCAGCCTGGCCCCCGCTCGGATGGCCGGACTGGTCTCCGCGGCGGCCGTCGTCGGGATCGCGGTGCTTGGCATCGTCACGATGTTTTCCGCGTCGTGGCTCCTGACCCGCACCATGCTCAAGGGTGAGGCCACCACCTTCAGTCTCGAGTTACCACCCTACCGGCCGCCGAAAATCCTCGAGACCCTCTACACCTCGCTCATCGACCGGACCCTGATTGTCCTCTGGCGGGCCATCGTCTTTGCCGCCCCGGCCGGCGCCGTCATCTGGCTGGTGGCCAACGTCACCATCGGCACCGCCAGCATCGCCGACCACCTCGTCGGGTGGCTCAATCCTGTCGGTGTCATGCTGGGCTTGAACGGCGTCATTCTGCTGGCCTACATCGTGGCGATCCCCGCCAACGAGATCGTCATTCCGAGCGTCCTGATGCTCACCGTCCACACCGCCCGGATCGCGGGAATGGGGGCCGGCGACGGCGTCATGTTTGAAATGGAAACCGCCCAAGTCGGCGATCTGCTTCGCTCGGCGGGGTGGACCACGCTGACCGGCCTTTGTTTGATGCTGTTTTCGCTGCTCCACAATCCCTGCTCGACGACCATCTACACGATCTACCGGGAAACCAAGAGCTGGAAGTGGACCACTGTCTCGGTGGTGCTGCCGGTCGGGCTCGGCGTGGTGGTCTGTTTTCTGGTGGCCCAAGTCTGGCGACTCCTCGGATGACCGTCCACAGCAGCGGTGAGCCGCTCACCCCGTCGAGCGAAGACTACCTCAAGGCCATTTACCGGCTGTCCTCGGGCGAAGATCCCGTGTCGACCACCGGCTTGGCGCTTCGCCTGGCCCTGACGCCGGCGTCGGTCAGCGGCATGGTCAAACGGCTGTCCGAACAGGGCCTGGTGGAACACTCCCCATATCGCGGTGTGCGCCTCACGCCCGAGGGGCGCCGGATTGCCCTTCGGATGCTCCGCCGCCATCGCCTCATCGAGAGTTATCTGGTGGCGTTTCTCAGCTACACCTGGGACACCGTGCACGACGAGGCCGAACGGCTCGAACATGCGGTGTCGGACGGGTTGGTGGAGCGGATGGCGGTGGCGCTCGGGAACCCCCGGTTCGATCCCCACGGCGACCCGATCCCCGACGTCGACGGACAGATCGTCGACTTCATCCACATTCCGCTGAGCGATGTTCGGACTGGGGAGACCGTCACCATCCGGCGGGCCGATACCGGCGACGCCGGCCGGCTCCGGTATCTCGCCTCGGCCGGCCTGGTACCAGGGACACCCGTCAAGGTGGTCGATGCCCAGCCGTTTCAAGGCCCGATGAAGCTCGACCTGGCCGGGGCCGAACGAATTGTGGGCCACGAGCTGGCCGCGTTGCTCCTCTGCTCCCGGGATGGCGGCTGATGCGCGTCCTGGTGCCGGCGGCCTTAGGGCTGCTCGGGCTGAGTCTCCACTTCTGGTGGTGCAGCCGGAACGGGATTCACCCCTTCAGAGCGTTGCCTCGGCGCCGCTACTACGAGTTACGCGGGTGGCAGTGGCCGGACTGACCCGCTGGTTGCTGCTCGCCACGGCCATCGCCGTCGCTTCGCCGACGGTGGTCGTCGCCCAGCCTGAAGCCAACCTGAGTGTCCGGGTCACCGGAGCCGGCCGGGCGCTGCCGGGGGCTCGGGTCACCTTGGACTCAGTGGCACGTCTGGCCGATCGAGCCGGCCTGGTCCGGTTCACGGCAAGGCCCGGCGCTCATCGACTCGTCGTCGCCGCGGTCGGCTGGATCCCGGACACGGTTGCCCTGGTGCTGGCCGAGGCCGATACCTCGATCAGCATCGAATTGAGTGAGGCGCCGGCCGAACTCGAAACCTTGATCGTCACCACGGCGCGAACCAACCGGCGGATCGACGACGAAGCCATTCGGGTCGAGGTCCTCGATACTGAGGAAATCGACGAGAAGCAGCTGATGACCCCCGGCGACATCGCCATGATGTTGAATGAAACCGGGGGAGTCCGGGCCCAAACCACGAACCCGTCGTTAGGCGGCGCCGGGATTCGGATCCGGGGCCTCCGCGGCCGCTACACCCAGGTTCTGGCCGACGGACTCCCGCTCTTCGGCGAACGGATCGGGGCGTTCGGGCCGCTCCAGATTCCGCCGATCGACCTTCGCCAAGTCGAGATCATCAAGGGCGTGGCGTCGGCCCTCTTCGGTGGGTCGGCACTCGGCGGGGTCGTCAACCTCATTTCCCGGCCGCCCTCGGGCGGGGGCACCACGCTCCTCAATGCCACGAGTTTGGGCGGGGCCGATCTGGTCTCGTACTTGGGCCGGGAACTGTCCCCCAACTGGGGCGTCACCGCGCTGGTCGGCGGGCATACCCAGCCCAAAGCGGATCGCGATCGCGACGGCTGGGCCGATGTGGCCGGGTACCGGCGCGCCGTCGTCCGGCCTCGCCTGTTCTGGCATGACTCGACCGGCCAGTCCTTTCTGGCCACGGTGGGTGCCACGGTCGAGTCGCGCTCCGGCGGCACCTTACCGGGCCGGCTCGCCCCCGACGGGCTCCCGTTCGAGGAGCGGGTGGGAACGACCCGGGTCGACGGCGGGCTGGTTGGGCGGTGGCGTGTGGGCGAGGGGCGGTGGCTTCAACTCCGATCCTCCGGCACGTCGCTCCGCCACGAGCACCAATTCGGACCGGTCGACGAGCCCGATCGGCACGTGACCTGGTTCGCCGAGGCCGCCGTCACTGAAACCCGCGGGCAAACCGAGTTGCTCCTCGGCGCGGCGATTTCAGCCGATCGCTATCGGTCCGAGCGGCTCCCGGCGTTCGACTTTGCGTTCACCGTACCGGGCATCTTCGTACAAGCCGACCATGCCGGCCGCCGGGGGGCGGTGGCAGCCAGCGTCCGACTCGACCATCACAGCCGGTATGGCACCCAATTGAGCCCCCGAGTCTCCGGCCTGGTCAAGACCGGTTCCGGGTGGTCGCTCCGGGGGTCGCTCGGCGCCGGGTTCTTCGGTCCGACACCTCTGGTCGAAGAAACCGAGCGAACCGGCCTGGCTCGTCTGCTGCCGTTAGGCACTCTTCGAGCTGAGCGGGCGGTGAGCGCGTCGATCGACGTTCGGGGCATGCTCGGACCCCTCGAAGCGAACCTGAGTGCGTTCACCGCCAGGATTGCTCATGCGGCGGAAGTCCGGGACGCCGCGACCGCGCTGCCACGGGTCGAACTGGTCAACGCCGTCGGGGCGACTCGATCATCCGGGGCCGATCTGTCTCTCGTTTTTCGGCGGTCGCCGTTTGCCGTGATCGGATCCTACGCCTTCGTCGCGACCAGCGAGCCGGAGCCGGGCGGAACCTCGCGGCGACCGACGCCCCTCACACCCCGGCATACCGCCGGCCTGGTGGCCGTCGCCGAAGACGAACGGGGGCGCATTGGGTTGGAGTTGTACTACACCGGCCAGCAGTCGCTGCAGGCAAATCCCTATCGGTCGTCGTCCGAACCCTACCTCGTGCTCGGCTTGCTCGCTGAACGCCGCTTCGGTCGGGTGAGCCTGTTCGTCAACTTCGAAAACCTGACCGACGTGCGCCAGACCAAGACCGACCCGCTGATCCGGCCGTTCCGGGCGCCGGATGGAAACTGGACCGTCGATGCCTGGGGCCCGCTCGACGGACGGGTTGTCAACGGGGGTGTTCGATGGACGTGGTAGCGGGCTGATCGCCTCGAGGCGCCCAGTCAGCCACCCGGTCCATCACGATCCGACGCGCCCGGTCGGACAGTCCGAGCCAAGCGCCCACCTCGCCGAGGGTCCGGCCGCAGCCGTCGCAGCGGTCGTCGTCGCCGATCCGGCAAATCCGGCGGCAGGGCGACATGATCGGCGGGTTCATTCGGCCACCGGGGCGTTGAGCGTGAAGTCGGCGTACACAATGCCATCGCGCTCGACGATTTCTCCGGGAATCAGCCGGAGCGGCGACTGGAACATCGGCCCATCCGAAACCACGGTGTGAAACTCGCCCCGTTCTCCGCAGGGATCAACGCCCGGTGGTAAGGCCTCGAGGAACGTTCGATCGATGGCCCAACCGGCAAATCGCGGCGGCACCTTCGTTGGATCGAGGCTCGCTACTTGGGCTACCACCCCGGCCCGGAGCATGTTTCGGATCAGTAAGTCGGTTCGGCTGCCCCAGAGCGGAAACTCCGGCACCAATCCCAACGGCTCGAGCAGCCGCTCCCGGTACGCCCGGACATCCGCCAGGAAGAGGTCACCAAACGCCACCCCGGTGATCCCGGTCTGCTCCGCGACCTGCCGGAGCGTGCCGGCAAACGCAAACTCGTAGAACTCGTTGGTGCAGGGATACGGCAACTCAACCTCGAACAGCGGCAAACCGACCAGCGCGGCCTGGTGGCGAAGCACGCTCCGGCGCACCCCGTGAATCGCCACCCGGTCAAAATCCCGGGTCACCGTCGTGATCAGCGCCGCCACTTCGCGGCGCTGCTGGCGAAGCAGGTGCAGCGACCACGCCGCGTCCTTGCCGGTGCTCCAGGCCAACGCAATCGCCATGTGACCTAATGGTTAATCCCAAACCCGATGGTGACTCGCCGGCCGAGTGCCGGAAAGCCGTACGCCTCTTCATACCGCGATCCGAATACGTTCTCGAGCCGGGCCTCCACCACCAGCCCCGATCCGAACCGCCATCCGCCGTAGACCCGGGCATCGAGGTAGTCGCCCGGGTTGACCCGGCGGAACGGGAAGACGTTGAAATCGCTGTCCTCGCGGCCCAGGGCGCCGAACATCCCAAGGCCGGCCGTCAACGCCTGGTGCCGGAATCCGAGGTCGGCGGCCACCGCATGCCGCGGTCGGCGAATCAGGCGTTCCTCCTCGGCGCTCGGCGCGTCAAGGTCGATCGCGTCGGTAAAAGTGTAGCTCAGCCGGCCGTCGAATGCGCCGCGCTCCGCCCGCGCCGAGGCCTCGACACCCCGGGTCCGGGCCCGGGCAATGTTGATGTTCCGCCCGAGTTCCGGATAGTCCGCCGACTCGAAGCCGATCAAATCGGTGAGCCGGTTCTCGAACACGGTGACACTCGCGACGGCCCGGCCGCCATCGAAGAACCGATCGATGCCGGCGTCGATCCCGCGGGAGCGTTCCGGGCGGAGACCGGGATTGGCCTTCTGGAACGGGCTTCCGAACCGAGCGGCGAGACTCGGGGGCATGAACCCGGTGCCGATGGTTGCCCGAAACTTGAGATCAGCCGCCGGGAGGAAGTAGGCGGCCGTGATTCGGCCCGTGGTCCGGGCCGAAAAGGTGGTGTAGTCGTCATGCCGGGCGCCCACCGAGACTACCAGGTTCCGATTCGGGGTCGCGGTGAGTTCGGCGTAGCCGGCCCGGAGCCGCTCGTCGCGCCGGCCGTCGTTGTCGGTCACGTCGCTCCACTCCGCGTTGATCCCCGCGATCGCGGCCACGGTTCCGCTGACCGCCACCCGATGCTGCCAGTCGGCCACCCACCGGGTGGTTTTCAGGCGCGACACGAACTCGTCACCCCCGTTGTATCGGCTCCTGCCGCGCAGGAAGTATCCTTGGCCGCCTAACGTCAGCCGAGTGGACCACCGGGAGCTGGGCTGGGCATTGAGATACGCGGTGGCAAGCGAATGGTCGAACGTCGTGGTGGCGGACGGTGTGGCGTTGCTGGTCCGGATGTCACCCGGGCTCACGACCGATTGCTGCAGTCCCCGAACCGTGGCGCCGATCGCGAGCGTGGGGCTGGCGCGGTACTCGATCCGGAGGGCTTGGGTCCGTTGGTCGTAGGCGTTGTCGGGTCGTTCGTTCTGGACGTCGGCGCCCGAGAACGAACTCACCAACCGAAACCGCCCGCTGCCGGCTGCCACCGTCGCTCGGCCCCGGTAGGTCCCGAATGCGCCGGCCTCGGTTCGCGCCGTCACGCTGGTCCCCGCGTCTCCAAGCGCACTTGAGATCGCCACCACCCCGCCGATGGCCGCCCCGCCGAACGAGGTGCTCTGGGGGCCTCGGGCAATTTCCAGCCGGTCCGACCCGCCGAATTCAAACCCGCCGAGCAGTGCTCCCGGGTTGGCGTTGGCGTCATTGACCCGGATTCCGTCGATCAGGATCAGGGTCTGGTTCGAGTTGACACCCCGGGTGAAGAGCGAGGTAGTGCCCCCGAGGCCACCAGTACCGACGACGCCAAGGCCGGGCAGCAGGCGCAAGGCATCGGACAATCGGGTGATCTGCCGGCGAGCCCGCTCCTCGGCGGGCAACACGTCCGCCGCGAGAGCGCGGACCCGGGCGGCAATCACCTCGCGACTGGCGGTGACGACCAGCTCCCGAAGCCGGACCGAATCCCGAGGCTGCTGCGCGATGAGACATGATGGAACGACGAGCGCGGCGACTGCCGCGATGACACGGATGGAGTGAGACATCGGTGGGTTACCTAGAGACCAGGGTATCCCGAACGAATGGCGCAGACAACAATAGGTTGCCTCGCCCCGCTCCCTCCCCCGAGGGAATTCGTGCGGGCGAGACAAGGGCCGGTCTCCTGGCTCAAGGGCCGTTCGCGATGCCTTCCCGCGGCCGGCTTTGGCCCCAGTGGCAACTAAACTCGCGAACGAACTGATCCCTCTTACAGTGGCGGGGCCGCGTCGGCTTTGAACCGAACTTCCGGGAGGCCCTGTCTCTCGATTGCGCGCCAACACTACCCCCCGCGGTCGGTTTCAGCAAGGCTCGCGAAATCGGGGGCCACCGATGTAACCTCCGGCATGATGTTTCTCTGGTTGGCGCTCGCGGTCTCGGCCGATTTGCCCGGGGTGGCCATCGAACAGCGCCTGGCCGATCGGTTCAAGGTCGGCGTCGGCGATACCATTGCTCTGACCCCGGCGGCCGACCAGCCGGCTCGTCGGTTCATCGTCGAAGCCATTTACCTGCCCAGGCCCGACCCCGCCACCGCCCTCCGGGGGGAATATCAGCTTCGCTTTCACCTCCATGATTTGGCGGCCATGCTGGGCTATCCCGACCGAGTCGATCGGATCGGTGTCGCGGTCACGCCCAATGTTTCGCCCGACAGCGCCGCTGGCCGGCTCGACCAATTGGCGTTCGGATACCGAGCCTACCCGTCCGCCGCCATTGCCGCCGAATCTTCCCAGACCTTCGCGGTGGTAAGCCGGTTTCATCGGGCCATCGGCCTGATCGCGATCGTGGCGAGTGCGGTGTTCCTGCTCTGCATCATGCTCCTCAAGGTCGAGGAACGCCGCCTCGATGCCGCGGTCATGCGGATGATCGGGATCAGCCGGACCACGATCTTCACCGCCTTCGTGCTCGAAGCCACTCTGATTGCGGCGGTCGGGTCGGTGGTTGGAATCGGACTGGCCGCCGCCGCCGGGGCGATCACCAATTGGGTCTATCAGCGCCGGTTCGAGACGTCGCTGGTCTTTGCCTACCTGACCCCCGACATCGTGGCGCTCGGCGTCGGTCTGTCCCTCGTGTTGGGGATCGGCGCGGGCGCCCTCGCGGCGGCCAGGCTGGTTCGGGCTCGGCCGTTGGCGCTCTGGCGGCGGGCCGCGTGATCCTCCCGCTCGTCACCAAAAACCTTCGCCGCCATCCGGTTCGGACCGGCCTGGTGGTGTTAGGCATCGCGGTAGCCGCGGCACTCTTGCTCGACATGGTCATGCTCTCGGGCGGGATGGAGCGGTCGTTCAGCCAAATGCTCTTGAGCCGGGGATTTCAGATCCGGCTCTCGCCGAAGGGCACCTTGCCCTTCGACACTGAAGCCACCATCGCCAACATCACCCCAGTCCTCGCGGGCTTGGCCGCCGATCCCGACATCGAAACCGCCGGCCCGGTGGTGGCCGGCTCGATTCACACCCCGTCGGGTGACAGCCTGGTCACCCTGGTCGGCTATGGTGTCGATCCGGAGGGGCAGGGCCTCTATCAGCTGGAACGGGGAGCCGATCTCGGATCCTCGGACACCACCGGCGTCTTGGTGAGCGCGCCCGTCGTCGTCGCCATCGGTTGGCAGGTCGGCGATACCGTCACCGTCTTGGGCCGCCTCGATCCGCAGTCGGCGCAAGCGGCAGTCGAGCTGCGGCTCGTGGTCAGGGGCGTGGTCCGCTGGCTCTATGACGCCCGGGGCCAGCGCTCGGTCGGGGTCAATTTTCGGGTCATGCAGCAGCTCGGCCGGTTTCCCGACCGTGACGTGGCCTCGATGGTCATGATCAAGATTAAGGACGGCGCCGACGTCGAGGCCGCCGCCACCCGGATCACGGCGGCCTATCCGACCATCGGGGTCAACAGTGTCGCGGCCATGGTGGTCCGGTTTCGAACCCGCCTCGCCTATTTCCAACAACTCTCGTTGATTCTCGCGACCATTAGCCTCGTGGTCGGCGTGTTGCTGGTGGGAACCATCCTGACCATCGCCGTCAACGAGCGGAGCGGTGAGATCGCGGTGCTCCGGGCCATTGGGTTTCGGCGGGTCCGGATTGTCCGGCTGGTGATGACCGAAGGCGCCGTCCTCACGGTCGTGGGTGCGGGGCTGGGCGTTGGCCTCGGACTGGTGACGGCGCGATACCTCGATGCCATCTTGACCTCGTTCCCCGGGCTTCCGGCGGCGATTTCGTTCTTCGTGCCCGATCAACGGAGTATCACCATCGCGTCGATTAGCGTCCTGCTCTCGGGCATCTTGGCCGCGGCCTACCCGGCTTGGCTGGCCGCGCGGTTGCCGGTGGCCGAGGCGCTCAGGGCGGATGCGGAGTGAACCGAGCCTGGTCGGCAACGCTCCTCTTGTTAGGCGCTGGTGTGGCCTGGACCGGCCCCGCAACCGCCCAGTCGGTGGTCCGAGGAGTCGTCCGGTCGGATTCCGGCTCGCGGCGTCTCCTGGGTGCGCGGGTCCGCCTCGAGCCGATTGGCCGGGTCGCGCAGTCGGACCTGCAGGGGCGGTACCGGCTCGACAGCCTCCCCGCCGGGCGCTATGCCGGCCGGGCCCAAGCCATCGGGTACCGGGCCGTGGAATTCGAACTGGTGCTCGGCCCCGCCGACACGCTCGATGTCGATATCGGTCTCACCCCTGAAGTGGCCCGGCTTCCCGACCTCGTGGCGAAGGCACCGGAGGCCAAGTTTCAGAGCGCCAAGATGGAGGAACTCGAACGGCGCCGTCAGATGGGGCTCGGAAAGTTCCTGACCCGGATCGACCTCAAGGGCAAGGAAGCGTTGCCGCTCAGCAACGTCCTCCGGGGCTTGGCCGGTGTTCGGTTGGTGATGCGCCCGTCGAATTGCGGCGGTGGATTCGCGGCGGCCACCGGCCGGGGGGGAGGAGCGTCGAACGATATCCGACTGCACTGCCCGGCGAGTCCGCAGATTGGGTTCTCTGAAGCCTGTTATCTTTCAGTGTACCTCGACGGGGCGCAAATCTGGGCCTGGAATCAGCCCGACCCGCCGAATATCGATGACTACCTGGTCGGCTCGCTCGAAGGCATCGAAGTGTATCGCGGGCCGAGCGAGCTGCCGCCCCAGTTCCAGAGTACGGGCACGCCGTGCGGCGCGATCCTGCTCTGGACCAGGACGGGCGAGGACTCGTGACCGCAGAGGGCCGCGATTCCCTTCCTTGGCTCGCACTGGGGCCACCCGCCGACATCGCAATTGAGGAGGTCCACTTGAGGGTTAAGTCGGTTGGTGCCGACCACCAAGCATTGGTGCTCTGGGCTGCCGACTGCGCCGAGCACGTCCTCCAATACTTCGAAGCCCAGCGGCCAGCCGACCACCGGCCCCGCCAAGCCCTCGAATCGGCCCGGGCCTGGGCCCGAGGCGAAATCCGGTGTGGCGCCGCCCGCGCCGCCGCGGTGGCCGCCCACGCGGCTGCTCGCGATGTTGATGAAGGGCCGGCCCGTGCCGCCGCCCGCGCTGCCGGTCACGCGGCGGGAACCGCTCACCTGGCCGCGCATGCCCGCCACGCGGCCGCCTACGCGGCCTCTGCCGCCCTGGCTCCCGAGGCCGAACGCGAGTGGCAGTCCCGACGCCTGCCGGACCACCTTCGGCCGGTCGCAACGGACTGACGGGAACCCGCTCGATCCGGCCCCGGTGGCCTGAGTAGATTACCCCAATGAAGTCGTTCTTCGTTCTCGTGGCGCTGGCAGGCCTCGGCGCCGGCTGCGCCGACCGGTCAAATCCCCTGCCCGGGCTGATGCGCCTCGTCGTCGAGCCCGCCGGCCAGGCCTTTGACCTGGTGCTCTACCCCGCCACCGGCGCCCGGATCAACTCCCGCCTCAAACCCACCATCGAGCTCGAAGGCGGCGGCCGTCTGACCCTTGATTCCCCCTCGAT contains the following coding sequences:
- the feoB gene encoding ferrous iron transport protein B — encoded protein: MTLVQLAGPSSRQDYIVALAGNPNTGKSTVFNALTGLRQHTGNWPGKTVARAEGTFLNQGKRARLIDLPGTYSLQAGSADEEVARDFLLFGRPDVTVVVLDATRLERNLNLALQVLEITDRVVVCLNLMDEARRHGIGIDAAKLETALGVPVIAASARRGEGMPELLAAIHAVATGARRTTPYRIEEHPAAVESGIRALVPLIEAAFPGLPNVRWVALRLLNADDRVRLAVETGEIGSLASGEWRPMPDAVPTEQSVITPAQRTLLDAVTDQRWRLPPDFHDTLTASMYDTANRIAESVSLVGVRRVKFDFDRGLDRLLTSRWFGFPLMLALLMAVFWLTITGANVPSALLADFLIDTAHPWLKTGAAAIGFPWWLSGFLIDGVYLATAWVVSVMLPPMAIFFPLFTLLEDFGYLPRVAFNLDRFFQRAGAHGKQALTMCMGFGCNAAGVVATRIIDSPRERLVAILTNNFSLCNGRWPTQILIASIFLGSLAPARMAGLVSAAAVVGIAVLGIVTMFSASWLLTRTMLKGEATTFSLELPPYRPPKILETLYTSLIDRTLIVLWRAIVFAAPAGAVIWLVANVTIGTASIADHLVGWLNPVGVMLGLNGVILLAYIVAIPANEIVIPSVLMLTVHTARIAGMGAGDGVMFEMETAQVGDLLRSAGWTTLTGLCLMLFSLLHNPCSTTIYTIYRETKSWKWTTVSVVLPVGLGVVVCFLVAQVWRLLG
- a CDS encoding metal-dependent transcriptional regulator; translation: MTVHSSGEPLTPSSEDYLKAIYRLSSGEDPVSTTGLALRLALTPASVSGMVKRLSEQGLVEHSPYRGVRLTPEGRRIALRMLRRHRLIESYLVAFLSYTWDTVHDEAERLEHAVSDGLVERMAVALGNPRFDPHGDPIPDVDGQIVDFIHIPLSDVRTGETVTIRRADTGDAGRLRYLASAGLVPGTPVKVVDAQPFQGPMKLDLAGAERIVGHELAALLLCSRDGG
- a CDS encoding TonB-dependent receptor, with the translated sequence MAADARPGAGGLRAARAESPLLVVQPERDSPLQSVASAPLLRVTRVAVAGLTRWLLLATAIAVASPTVVVAQPEANLSVRVTGAGRALPGARVTLDSVARLADRAGLVRFTARPGAHRLVVAAVGWIPDTVALVLAEADTSISIELSEAPAELETLIVTTARTNRRIDDEAIRVEVLDTEEIDEKQLMTPGDIAMMLNETGGVRAQTTNPSLGGAGIRIRGLRGRYTQVLADGLPLFGERIGAFGPLQIPPIDLRQVEIIKGVASALFGGSALGGVVNLISRPPSGGGTTLLNATSLGGADLVSYLGRELSPNWGVTALVGGHTQPKADRDRDGWADVAGYRRAVVRPRLFWHDSTGQSFLATVGATVESRSGGTLPGRLAPDGLPFEERVGTTRVDGGLVGRWRVGEGRWLQLRSSGTSLRHEHQFGPVDEPDRHVTWFAEAAVTETRGQTELLLGAAISADRYRSERLPAFDFAFTVPGIFVQADHAGRRGAVAASVRLDHHSRYGTQLSPRVSGLVKTGSGWSLRGSLGAGFFGPTPLVEETERTGLARLLPLGTLRAERAVSASIDVRGMLGPLEANLSAFTARIAHAAEVRDAATALPRVELVNAVGATRSSGADLSLVFRRSPFAVIGSYAFVATSEPEPGGTSRRPTPLTPRHTAGLVAVAEDERGRIGLELYYTGQQSLQANPYRSSSEPYLVLGLLAERRFGRVSLFVNFENLTDVRQTKTDPLIRPFRAPDGNWTVDAWGPLDGRVVNGGVRWTW
- a CDS encoding DUF1289 domain-containing protein; the encoded protein is MNPPIMSPCRRICRIGDDDRCDGCGRTLGEVGAWLGLSDRARRIVMDRVADWAPRGDQPATTSIEHPR
- a CDS encoding adenine nucleotide alpha hydrolase: MAIALAWSTGKDAAWSLHLLRQQRREVAALITTVTRDFDRVAIHGVRRSVLRHQAALVGLPLFEVELPYPCTNEFYEFAFAGTLRQVAEQTGITGVAFGDLFLADVRAYRERLLEPLGLVPEFPLWGSRTDLLIRNMLRAGVVAQVASLDPTKVPPRFAGWAIDRTFLEALPPGVDPCGERGEFHTVVSDGPMFQSPLRLIPGEIVERDGIVYADFTLNAPVAE
- a CDS encoding TonB-dependent receptor; this encodes MSHSIRVIAAVAALVVPSCLIAQQPRDSVRLRELVVTASREVIAARVRALAADVLPAEERARRQITRLSDALRLLPGLGVVGTGGLGGTTSLFTRGVNSNQTLILIDGIRVNDANANPGALLGGFEFGGSDRLEIARGPQSTSFGGAAIGGVVAISSALGDAGTSVTARTEAGAFGTYRGRATVAAGSGRFRLVSSFSGADVQNERPDNAYDQRTQALRIEYRASPTLAIGATVRGLQQSVVSPGDIRTSNATPSATTTFDHSLATAYLNAQPSSRWSTRLTLGGQGYFLRGRSRYNGGDEFVSRLKTTRWVADWQHRVAVSGTVAAIAGINAEWSDVTDNDGRRDERLRAGYAELTATPNRNLVVSVGARHDDYTTFSARTTGRITAAYFLPAADLKFRATIGTGFMPPSLAARFGSPFQKANPGLRPERSRGIDAGIDRFFDGGRAVASVTVFENRLTDLIGFESADYPELGRNINIARARTRGVEASARAERGAFDGRLSYTFTDAIDLDAPSAEEERLIRRPRHAVAADLGFRHQALTAGLGMFGALGREDSDFNVFPFRRVNPGDYLDARVYGGWRFGSGLVVEARLENVFGSRYEEAYGFPALGRRVTIGFGINH
- a CDS encoding ABC transporter permease — encoded protein: MMFLWLALAVSADLPGVAIEQRLADRFKVGVGDTIALTPAADQPARRFIVEAIYLPRPDPATALRGEYQLRFHLHDLAAMLGYPDRVDRIGVAVTPNVSPDSAAGRLDQLAFGYRAYPSAAIAAESSQTFAVVSRFHRAIGLIAIVASAVFLLCIMLLKVEERRLDAAVMRMIGISRTTIFTAFVLEATLIAAVGSVVGIGLAAAAGAITNWVYQRRFETSLVFAYLTPDIVALGVGLSLVLGIGAGALAAARLVRARPLALWRRAA